The Rosa rugosa chromosome 1, drRosRugo1.1, whole genome shotgun sequence genomic sequence TGCAAGGAAAATCAAATTTATAAGTTAATGGATGAACAAGAAAGGGGGATAGATATATTAGATCAGACATATGTGATACACACCCCTGATTCAGCTTGACAACGGTAGTCACCTCCAGTATACATAGATGTTGGCTCCTCAGCAAGAGGGACACTAGGGAGATCAGACAATAGTGGTTCTGCAATTTTTAGAAGTTCCTCATGTTCAACACCATAAGCGGCCAGCACCATCCTAGGAGCAGTATAATTTTCCTGAAAACAATCCATTCAAATTGAGAATGATTGACTATGCAACAACTAACTAGCACACAAACAAAGCTAAAGTTGGACAAAGTAACTATTAAACTTACGGCAACGAATTCCTCCAAAATTTCACTATCTAGTCTACTAATTGAAGATTCTTGGGCTAAGAGTGGATTCGCCAATCCACCCTTGTAACCAACAGAGTGAACTGCTTCCAAAACAAGGGCTTCAGGGTTTTTGGAGGCTTCATTAATATCATCTTTCACCCTGAGAAGCTGCAGATGATGATACCAATATCAGCTAAAAAGCATGGCAAAATTCTCAAACGACAAACAGGACAGAAGGATTGTGAAAACTTACCTCCTCATTCACTTCCCAATCAAGGAAAACAGGATTCCGAACAGAGTCAAGAAGCAGCTCTACCATTTCAGGAACATAAGTCTTCAGAGAACTAATGGTGTAACTCATCTGCTCCCGAGAAGCTGATGCTTGCACATTGCCACCAATCGCCTCCACCTCCCGCACAATACGCAAATGACTGCGGTTTCTTGTGCTCTTGAAAGCCATACGCTCCAGCAGGTGTGATGCTCCAGATGACTCTGCTGTCTCATAGACTGAACCACAATTAACATATAAACCTATGGAAGCTGTAGGTACCTAGTCAACAACCATCAAACAACAATGATCAGCTTAATTTCTAAATCCCCCTTTCCACGGAAATAAGTCAAACAACAATATTAGACTCCCGTTCATACCTCTGACTTCACAGAGGCTATTTTGACACCATTGGGCAGGGTCGTAATCTTGGGCTTCTCCGGTTGAACATAATCCGGCAATGCAGGCGGGAACTTAACACCTTCAAGTGGGAAATCCAGTGGAGGCATAGACCTGGACCGTCCTCCGGTCAGCCAACCAAACAAGCCACCCAAAGGAGACCAAGAAGGCTTCGTGGCAGCGGCAGCCGGACTCGAAACTTCACCCAATGTTGAAAATCTAGCCACTCCCCTAATGCCTGTCCGGCCCTGAATTATCCAAAAAATCCAAGCATAACAAACTCACATTCTATCACATCACCACCATAATAACCACATATACACCTAGCACTTTCTAATATCACAGTAACCATAACCTGAATCATAAACCCTAAACTCACATTTAAGCTCAAAATTCAAGTTCAACTTTACTCTTTCTTCTTATACTTCAATTTCTAAGCATCCAAACAACTATTAAGTTTCCGCATTACTAAAAACCACAGTGAATCATGAAAACGGAGACGGTTATTATATAATCGCCGGCCGATCGGTGACCGTTGATTAAGAATCTCA encodes the following:
- the LOC133712293 gene encoding mitochondrial-processing peptidase subunit alpha-like; this encodes MYKTAASRLRALKGRTGIRGVARFSTLGEVSSPAAAATKPSWSPLGGLFGWLTGGRSRSMPPLDFPLEGVKFPPALPDYVQPEKPKITTLPNGVKIASVKSEVPTASIGLYVNCGSVYETAESSGASHLLERMAFKSTRNRSHLRIVREVEAIGGNVQASASREQMSYTISSLKTYVPEMVELLLDSVRNPVFLDWEVNEELLRVKDDINEASKNPEALVLEAVHSVGYKGGLANPLLAQESSISRLDSEILEEFVAENYTAPRMVLAAYGVEHEELLKIAEPLLSDLPSVPLAEEPTSMYTGGDYRCQAESGDTHFALAFELPGGWLRMKDAMILNVLQMLMGGGESFSTGGPGKGMNSRLYIHVLAQNPEVKSMSAINSIYNNSALFGIQASTSSDYVTEAIDIAADELIALATTGEVDLVQLDRAKQSTKSSILMNLESRMIVVDDIGRQILTYNEWKLEQLMKAVDEVSLEDITSTAQKLLSTPLTMASYGDVTKVPRYDSVSQRFSLSK